ACCATATTTGAGGATCATTTCGGCACTTTGAGCAAGTTGCGCTAGACGGAAACAATTTGAGAATATCAATTACAATTTGAGCAGCTTTTGAGTCGAGTTGTAGGCCTGGCTTCCACGCACCAACTGGGGTGCTTCATTAGATGACTAAGGAGCCCATACACACATATGTGCAAGCTGCAAGGCCAACGTCCATCATAGATGCTATAGGCCTGTCCCGATTATTTGAAGCAAGACACGCTAAGAAACCATTGACAGTAGAGGCCAAACGATTTCTGTCCAAGGAACCAACAGAACCCTCGTTGCCTTCGACAAGTTTATCAAGAACAAAAGCACCACCCATTTGGCGCCTTAGTTCTGGCGAGTTACAAGAAAGGAGGAGAAAAGGACTCTGCTTTAATTGTGACGAGAACTTTGTGCCCGACCATCtttgcaaaaaattatttttattttggattgaaggagttttttctgaaaaaaaagtaatgaaggacgaagaagaagaagtagatTACGGGTGATCAAAGCTCAATTTCCGGAATTTTTCCTTGAGGACAAGGGTCATTTTGATGGAGGGAGGAATGTTACGGGGACCAAATAAGGAGGTGCATTACGAATAAAGAAGGAGCTTCCAGCAAGATTAACTTCCAACAAGTCTAAGAAATATTCTGTTTTGGCAATGTTGCCATGTTTTGGAATGAATCAATTAGTATTTAATTTACTAATTATGCTTGTTTTTGGTTAGTTGAATAACGTGAGGACTATAACTTTGTAAGGGAGGATGAATGGAGGTTATCTGAAATTATTCACAAAACTTGTTTTGAAGAGGCGTGTTCGTCATCAACCAAGATTATTCTCATTGCATTTTTATTCAACATAGGTAAGGCACATAGGCTTTATCTGGCGTCATTCCCAGTTGAACCACCAATAATGCATTCCATCGCCAAAGCTCGTAACAGAAAGTAAACAAAATCTTCAAATATTGCTGATAAACAaagaacaacaataatattgatAGTAAAGGAGCCAAGAGTCTGATGGCATATGATCCGGTTCTCCAAATGGAAAATCTGGATTCCAAAATCCCCACCCcctttatcaaaaaaagaaaaaaaaaaaaaaagaaaaaaagaagaagaagaagaagataatagAGGAAATCTGTATTTTGCATGGCTAGAgtttaatacaaataattaaaggCTAAATTCTCCCACTAATATCACTTCATATGATATTATCCTCCGCCCGCTCTTACACAAACCAAACTCGCAGTCATTCACCAGAAGTGCAGTCATTGAGCAATAACTGAGATGTTAGAAGGAAACATTAGTACCTAAGAGCGTGGGCATCTATAGGCTGTTAGTAACAACCTCATCTTACTCCTTTTTTGTCTTCGAACGACAAAGCAAAAGAGATAATCAAGAACCAATACGGACACTTAGTTCTTGCATCACACTTTCCATGGATGGCCGTTGGTTAGCATTCTCATGGGTGCAAAGTAGAGCTATTCTCCCAAGTTTCGCTGCTTCTGATTCCAAGAACTTGCCCTCAAGGTTCATGTCAACAAAATCTTCAAATCTGCACGATTCTACCCCCTGGCGAATCAACTGGGTGATTATACGCTTTCCAGCaatgatttgaaatataatCATACCGAATGCAAACACATTGCTCTTTTCAGTGAAGCGGCCCGTGGTTGTGTATTCTGGAGCCAGGTATCCCATGGCCGCACTGGCTTTCAGCGTGGAGAAGACAATGTCATCTGCAAGGAGTTTGTGCAGGCCCGAGTCTGAGAGCAAAGGATTATACCACCCATCAATGAGCACTTTCTCAGCTGATATATTCTGGTGAACTATAGGTGGTCTGTTTCCTTTGTTTCCATGCAAATATCCAATACCTGGCCAAGAAGGGACATCAAGTTTGAGTATGCACAAATTACAATGTAGAACAAGGTGATGAATCCACTCACAAGAAATACAGCAAATAGTTCTCGAGGTTATAGTTGTTGTTTTGAGAAGCTAAACCGCCtaggttttttaataatttgtaccCACTAAGATGTTTGATTTGTGACCATGCTATTCCTCTGTCATGTGTGCGTGTCTGGTATAAAGCTGAAACAAGCTGATGAATGTGCCAATTCTAACTTCTAAGGAGACCATTTCTAAAACTTctaacttttttctttgttaaatgttatttttcaaaCAGACTGCAAATATTGTGAAAGTTAAAAAGCACCCCCACCCCCTATTTTCTCAGCCAATCAGAGACGCACACAACAAATAACTTCATCAAGCAAGAAGACAGATGATAGGATGACCTTTGGCAATGCCATTAATGATAGATACTCTGGCGGTCCATTCAAGAACCTTCCCACTGCCACCCTTTACATCAAGATACTCTGACAGGCATCCATTTGGGACGAAATCATAGATAAGAAAACACTCCCCCCTGCCTTTGGAACAGCAGAAGCCTCTCAACCCAACAAGATTTTCATGTTCCAATGAGGTCAATATCTTCAACCCCTTCAAGAACTCAGCTTCATCGGACTTACAGCTTGTCTTGGCAATGCACTTTATTGCAACAACAGACCCATCTCCAAGTATCCCCTTATACATAGCGGAGAAATTGCTCTTCCCCAACAAATTAACCTTTGAGAAGCATTGTGTTGCACGTTCCACGTCCTCTAAATTGAACATAAAGCTTTCCAGAACTTCCTTAGAGAACCCACTTCGACCTTTAGCCATTGGATCCCATCCATTAGAATACTCAAGACTAATGAGAGGTGACGCACTCTTCCTATAAATTTCCTTCACCTGGTCAGTTCTAAGCCGGCTATCTGAAGTGTCAATGGCACTTCCAATTTTCTGTTTTTGCTGACGGTACCAGGCAAATGTGAATATTCCACTGACAGCCAAAGCAATGATTATAACTCCAATGACCACCAAAACTACACCAACTTGATGGGGTTTTGATGGCTGTGGACACTGATTTTTGCTGCATTCAGACTTTAAGGGCACTGTCTCAGGGAGAGTTTTCGTAGATGGATTGCCAGGTTCAATTGGTTCTGGTCTGTTTGGGTTTAAACCATCTGTAGCTTTGCAAATACTTAAGTTAGAAAACCCAACACCACATAATCCTGGATTGTTCTTGTACTGGAATCCACCATGCAGTCTCTTCAAAGCTGAGTTTTCATCCACAAGgccatcaaattaaaattaagaatttcACCTTGATTTTCGAAAATACATAAATACAGAAAGCACAAGAGCATGTCAGAGAGCAGGATCGTGCTACCTGAAGGGACGATGCCCGagagagagttatttcgtatGTCAAGAACTTCTAGAATGGGAGCATTAACTAATTTTACTGGAATAGGGCCAAAAAGCCTGTTGAAGCTTAAATCCAACCTCGTTAACATCGGCAAATTCCCCAAACTTGCAGGAATTGCACCGGTCAAATGATTATACTGCAAAGCAAGAACACTGAGCCTCCACATATTTCCCACTTGTGTTGGTATGCCCCCAGTCAACCGGTTGCAGCACAGCTGCAAAACTGCAAACAGGGGAAAATTGAACTTGTTGGTTATAGTTAATTATTAAGCTTTGGGTAACCCTGAAATTTGAAGATGCTGTTCAAACTAGAGGAGCTAAGTTATtggttttaaacataaataatgagTTCATCCTGTTCTGCACATGACTAGGAGACAATTTCTGTTCAGAAACAAGAGTTCAGGCTATGGGCACCATAAGTTCAAACACAAATGAACTATAATAGACGAGGCATTAAGCGTGCGCTGAACAAGATTGAAAACCTTCTTCACTGCGCCCAGTTTCTAGCTTAATACCGAGTCTCGAGAATTGAGATCATAAATGATCCCGGACACGCAAATACCACACCAGTTTAAACCCAAACCAGCGAATAAAACAagataattcaaagaaaaattctattaagaAGCCTTCCCACTTAACAAACCCTGCACACGCTCCATCTCACCTGCGTGAATTGTCCATTTTAcccttattttttaaaacagatACTTTCTTCTTCTATCTTCTCCAACAGCTCACGAGTGACGACACAAGGGAGGAAATATTTCTCAGCTAGAGGGAACGAATGAGCATAAAGAAAGAACCATCCTCATCAATACCCCTCTCAGCATTCTTCAAAAGTTTTTGGTTTCAGTGTGGTATTTGTGAATCAAAGTGAGAAATTATGAGCCTCACTGGGAACTGATCTAGTTTTTTTGGAGAGGTAGTTTGCAAGACCTGCTAAATGGGTGGAGATAAGTTTCTGAATCTGCTGAATTTCAGGGCAGTTTCAATATCACTGGTTAATAGATGTAGTTCTATCTTTGGATTTTGATATTTGATTCATTCGGTGAAGTGTTTATGTAGTTCtatctagtttttttatttatatttgtttcatTGGGAAACAAGATAAAAGACATCGGAAATATTGAAGCTTTCAATGCACACAGCTAAACCTGATCTAGATTCCAATGTTTAAGAAGACCCAAATATGATATGCTGAGGAAAGAAACTGAGGGTCAAAAGATTACACGATGGAAAGATTCAATCTCTCCAGTTTTCGTTACTTTCCATTAGATGTTTTATCCAGTATTGGACATTAAACTAACCTTGAAGATTATACATTTTGCCAATGTCGGCAGGAATCTCCCCGGAGAGATTATTGACATTGAGATACAAATCACTGAGCTGGGTCAACCGGGCAATGTCCTTTGGTATCTTCCCAGTAAGAGCATTGAAGTGCAAGTACAAGCCTGTCAAGCTTTTGAGCTCAGCCAATGCTGCAGGTACTGTACCAGAGAGGCCCTTCCCTTGCAAAGAGATATTGGCCACGCGGCCTTGCTTGTCGCAGGCCACGCCTTCGAAAGATCCACTGCATGGGTCAGTATTTGGGATCCATGAAGCCAATAACTCGTTTTGAGGGTCCAGAGAGGCCTTGATGGCCATGAGAGTGGGAAGCTCGGTGAGTGAGGGAATGGTCGGAGAGggaaagaggaagaggaagagaaagaagagagaggagaggaggCTGAAGGAAGGAATcatgtttgaagaaaaatggGAAGGAATTAAAAGCTCGAGAATTTTGTGTAGGCTTGCAGGAAAGGTTGGAAGTTTTTCTGTGGAAGTGAAGACGACTTGAAATATTGTGAGAAAGTCCCGATCGAGAGTTCTCTATTCTTAACCttcttttattttggttggGTTTTAAGGTTTGGAAGTCATGAGCGGTATGCGAGAGAGAACTCCAACCTCAGAATAGAACAGACATAGTTGGTTTGAACTTTGTAGGAAACTGGAAGAAGATCGGAGGGAAAAGTATGACGGTGccttttttgaacttttcttcCTCGTTTTTTCATGTAGTAGTATGCGCGTGACCTTGGGGACGTAGTGTATGGGATTTGAGAGCATTAACGTTCGTTTCATCAGATTTATggctaaaatatattatttttttaataataatatttttaatttattttttataaaaataaatattttaattacaaaataattatataaaaataaatttataaaataacgtgACTTAATCTGATTtatcatattgtaaatttatttttataataaaataaatataataaatcacataaaaccagttaaatttgtgagtttaattttatataatatttttatatctataacactttctttttatgaaataatgatactaaaactatttaataaCGAATACatgcatatttaaaaattatatacaacacaagtaataaatattatattttctgtaaACCCGCTAGTCCCTCTGAACTTTTTAAAGCAACGTTACTTGGAGTTGTcgtcttttatttttccaactTTAGGTTTATTGGTTTAAATGGTTTaaatggttatatatatatatatatatatatatatataaatatatatttgataattaaataaaaagctTATTGATTAACGACAAATCAACTAGTGTGATTATAAATCACAAAactcataataaaaaaaaaaatatttttccattcttGAAATCAAAGTAGCCTAGCATGagcataataaaatcatttaatttaaggTAGCTTAAATTACAAATAAGCATGATAATGACTGTCTAAATAACTTGAATGATAACCAGAGAGAAATTTTGGGTAAAATCAAAAGAGCTGAGAGAGTTGTTAGGCGATTGTTGTTAATTTTCAAAGCCAGAATGATGCAATcctcataaaagttgttcatgATGGTGCTTTCCATTACCAACTTTAATGAGGTCGTAATACCAGAACAGCCACACTAGCTGGAAAtgtttgttaaaaagaaaattcaatgcTTTTTGCAGCatcttaattttgtttctcAGAACTTCAAAACTTTCATTAGTAAGAAAGTAGTCAGCCTCAAGCCACATCGTGGAAGCATTCTCATCTACCTTCTTTCCTCTCTAATTATCACTACAATTGCCTATCTTTTATTTAGTTTCCGTTTAGATTCgtaaagtgtttcatctcatctcatataatcattataatctttttaaattcatatataaaatataataaagaaagattatatttttatctttcttttcaagaaaaattatatttttatatccatGAATTATcacatttttctaaatttacatcctaaactatcaaaatcaacaatttaCACTCTGACCATTAAGCTTCTGCTACGtgtcttatatttttaatccataTCAATGGTCAAATATTCAGTGAGGTCTACGTGTCTTATTGTAAGAGaacatatatatgttcatatttataaatttgtaaacaaaaaaacaatgtAGGATAGAAAACTATGGTGGCGTATGTTGTATACAAAATCATAGTCTAGTCTACATGTTGAAAATATTCTCACAGTATCCTAATAACTACAACAAATCTGACGGGTCAACCTCCATTTTCCATCATTTCAGAAACTTGAGCATAACTACATGGGGGGTTATCATTTAACCTTTTGTTCGAAGGAACTCGATGATCAGTTATCTTCTCACATCCTTGCTGGATGCAGGATTGCTCATTTGCCATTGAAAATGAATCTCTTACAGCTTTCTTTTTGTTCCTCTTAAGTTATTGTCTTGAAGATGTTTTCTTTATTCTCTTCCACAAACAAACCACAGGAGGGAGACAAAGTGCTAACTGACTTTTGTTTGCAACTACCTAGGTTGAAGCTACTAATTCCTAGACAAGACCCCATCTTTCACTTCACTTTCCTCAACCCCCCCTACTTTTATGAGTTGGCCTCcccctttcattttctcccttctCATAATTGTTTTGTTAGACAAGACCCATCTTTCACCATATCTGTGTTTACTATTTGTGCATGAATCAACAGAGAAAACCTCATGACCCCTTGGTGTAGGGTAGTGAAGGAGCTGTGACACATCTCAAATCTGTCAACACATAACCTCTTCAATATTCATTCACATGATCTCTTTAGCAGGAAGTATCCAGTGTAGTTCCaatcacaagaaaaaaattggaagaTAGATGATGGAATGAATTCGCCAATCATTCATCCCATCATCTAAGATGTGCAGATTTTGAactagaaaaatgctactttgcctACTCTATTtgttccttcattttgacatCTCatgtagtttattttattttttatttttttttctttacttaatagttaaggaattgactattagtatattgatatatttttatatatttttaaaatattttaaaatgataaaaaaatatgaataaaaaaattaaagaaaaataaaaagaaaattttaaactaGCGGTAAGATGGAATGGTACACTCTGAGCGGTAGAGTAGCACCACTCTTTGAACTATTATGGTATTATAAGGAAATCTTCTTTGACAATCACCTTGCTCAATTTTTGTTAGTTGTTTATGTGATTCCTAGGAGAGTTGTATTTGCATTATTGGGGTTTAAGAATACCAACCCAAAGATTTTGAGAGTAGTTAAAAATAttaggaaaagagaaaagatatttgcagtcgtgaagTGTGCAAGTGCtgcgtaattttttttaaaaaaataagtaaatacgagacttatataaaaaaaattaactttttaataataaatcttattttttttaaaacgattgtgcTACACTTGTATACTCTACAAGTATACGCAGAATTACTCAAAAAGTTGccaatttgagattttaaatgcCTAAGGTCGGGTGTTTGGGCCAAGGAGTGGATTGGCGTTGACCAAGACTGGACCCATATACATCGAAAACTCACTAGGCCAAGAAGCAGCCCAACAAATCAGGCCTGGACAAGAATCCCAACATAACCCGGGAACTCCATTGCATTTGTCCAAGACGATAAAAACCCTAGCCTCTTCTTCCCCTGGGATTTCTCTGAGCACAACACAGGGAGAGAGGCACAGCTAGAGAGCCAGAGACACTCATTCGTTGTCACCATGGGTCGCATGCACAGTCGAGGGTTCGTTCTTTGTTGTAAAACGTCTTTGTAAACTATTGATTtgcttgatttttttgtttgaatttcctcttatttttttcccagTAAGGGTATTTCGGCTTCTGCTCTCCCTTACAAGAGGACACCACCAAGCTGGCTGAAGATCTCTTATCAGGATGTGAGAACCCCATCCCTTTGATTTATTTGTGACTGAATTACGGTGTGCTTGGTGGCTGAGAATATGAGCGAGTAGAAATAGTTGCACCAggctttatttatttgagctctCTGAATATATTTTTACGGGAACTAAATTTCTATCGATATGAAAATAGTGTAACTTTGTTTTTTCGACAAGAAAATGCATTGAAGAATTCGCAACTTTTGATGGAAGTATTTTTCTTGTTAGGACTTGAAACTCTAGGGTCTGTACTTGTTCtccaaaatattttgaataggAATTTAgcttatttcattacattatagTTCAAATTAGCTTCATCAAAGTGAACCTATCGTTGCATTGAGATTAAATAAGTACATACCATCTTCgtaatatgtgatgtatgacTAGATGTTGGGCTTTAGCTGCATTTGTTCATCATGGTTATATCATGCCATTTATGAGGAACAGGtagcaactcttattttaaaaagaatgacTCGCAGAGTAATTTCATATGTTAGTAGCAATTCGAATAAAATTCTTTTCCTGTTCTatgaaacaaatttttaatgcgACACAAGGAGAGAATTGTCAGAAAGGCTCTTAATGGAGTTCAAAAGGCATGGGGATGCATTTTGAAATGCTTGATAATGTCTTAACATTTGATGATAGAATGTCCCAGGCTTGTTAGTAATTTGTGAGTGAAAGTGACGTCTCCCATGTTTAGTGTAACAAATCTCAAATTCTTGGTTGTATGTTATAGCTCTCAGTTTCGATCTGATCTTTCAGGTCGAGGAGAACATCTGCAAATTTGCCAAGAAGGGTCTGACCCCATCTCAAATTGGTGTTATTCTTCGGGATTCTCATGGGATTGCTCAGGTGAAGACTGTTACTGGAAGCAAGATTTTGCGTATATTGAAGGCCCATGGTTTGTATTTTTGTCATTTCCATCCTGCTGTGTGCTCTATCTCTAGTTCTGAAGGGAAATGTTagtgtatttatattatatttttttcatatcttagGACTTGCTCCTGAGATTCCGGAGGATCTGTACCACCTCATAAAGAAAGCAGTCTCGATCCGCAAGCATTTGGAGAGGAATAGGAAGGACAAAGATTCCAAGTTTAGGTTGATTTTGGTTGAGAGCAGGATCCATCGCCTAGCTCGCTACTACAAGAAGACAAAGAAGCTGCCACCTGTATGGAAATAGTAAGTTTCTGTACATGCTATTCCACAAGTTTTTAGATAATCACTGGTCCTATTGTTCCCCTGTTTGTAGGTGGATATGAACGTatatctttcatttcaacttattttaccATTGTATTAGAGAATCTTCAGGTTCTCAAATAGAAATGCATAGAGGCTGTAGAATTGCAAAGAATTGACTGGGTAGCAGTATTATCAATGGCCAGCTATATATTCACATTAACATTGTATCAGAGAAGCAGCAAGTTCTCAAATATAAATGCATAAAGGTTGTAGAGATGTAAAGGACAGAtcacccctaggggttggctcaagtggtaagggccttgGTCTTGTTGTTATGCCCTGTCCAAATCTAAGGTTCTaatccttgggtgcaaacagtTTATTGGGGCCAAGTCCCATTGTTGAAAAACTGATGATTTACTTTATCCGTGTGGATGGGGACGCATTACATGGGTCCGGGGTTTAACCAGGATTGATCACGTGGACTTCTTATGAATGGCATTATGGCCAGCAAtatgtttttcttggttttgtGTTCTGTTGTACTTGTCCTATTACCAAGAAAAACTTCTATTTTTGATTGGTAAGCAATTCACGCATGCCATTTGGCTCAAAGGCTACTGGTTATAGATGTGTAATTGATTATTTGTGCATTAATGCTTTCTGCATTCACAGATCGCTTTTTGGAATGTATTTTAAGCGTTCAAATTACTGCATGTGGAAGTTGCCGAATTAATGGTGTCAAGAATGAATTTGTGTACATATTAAAGATTACATGGTCTCTCAATTCTCTTGGAATGATCCTAGTCAAAATGTTATGTGTTTTCCAATTGGATGTTGTGTTTCTGGTTTGTGCTTCGCTTTGCAACAGTACTTATTCATTGGTTCTTTTGGCAGTGAATCTACCACAGCCAGCACTCTTGTGGCTTAGGAAAAATGTTGGTTGGAAAAGGTTTGGATGCTCCCATGGATTTGTTCTTGGACGAGGGACTTTCAGtttgcaatgtttttttttttttttcgtcagATTTCGATTCAAAGAACTTTGTCAGGATAAATGTTATGGCGGAACAATTTGGCAGTCGAGTGCATTTGATTAATGTCTTGTTCTCCCGTCTTCTTTCTTGTAAGAGGTGTAGTATTATGGATGCACCCACCCATCTCcgcttattttctttttttaaagttcgagatgaaattttatgagttttaaaaaaaaaaaattaaatttaaaacagtTGTGAGCGACAAGATTAagcttaaaataaatataatacaactaatcttgaaaaagaaaaaagaaaacataaaagaacAAGCTAAACGAAAAGAGCTTTActacacaataaaaataaaaacctagaTCTCAGCCATGCATCCGCATAGTCATGGGCCGGGCCTCTCTCCGATCAACCACTTATGAATACACGAGACCCGTTTCTGGTGTCCTCAAGACTCGAGGTTTAggcgagttttttttttttttttttttttgagaaagaagaggtTTAGGCTATTATTTAGAGggaggtttggatttagagatgggttgagatagtttgtgaataataaaataaaagttgaattatttattatattttgtgtggaaatttgaaaattttattttaaaatttgaaaaagttgaattgtttattatattttatataaaaatttaaaaaaattataataataagataagataagttgaggtgaattttaaatcttaaccTCTTTGAAACTTTCCGTGACGCATATTGTGCTTATCAAACAAAATTTCTGCTTGTTTTGGAAAGTCTATCATCTTCTCTACAATCTAAGATGCTATTCTTTTGAGACCAACCTTGTGGTAGGTGTCATTAAAGCATTGGAACGTCagttttttaaactattttccATCCCAAAAAGTGTAAATATTTACTGCGtatttgtttggatttaatGCAAAATTAGTACAGAATTTTcctgtttttataaattaactgtatttccttttaatttttacaacattaatatcttaaaaaacaagaataaaaactcgcaattagataatttattcagtctttttattaaaaaatcaacgAGAAGATTGTCACGTGGCATTTAGTATGTCAcgcaataatttaatttttgattgGCTGATGCGTGGCCTTTGTATATATGCCATGTAAgcaattcaattaaaataattaaaaattttagaaagataaaattaaaacaacaaatacTAACATTTTAGTACTTAATCATATTATTGAAGCCTGAGTACAGGAAAGTATATCCATATATCCTACGAGACGTATAATGTGGTGGCTCTTTTTAAttgatcaataattaattttttgtttaagataATTAAGATATTTAGTTACCTTAACTGTTCCGATAGAgtttattaatttcttcaacAAAAAAGTTAATCATATATGGTTTTTGTTTgagcatttttaattaatttgttgttgcTATCTCTTCATGTATAGATTATTCAGAATTATAATTTGGTTATTGAGGTGATAAGGatttaattaagaaaagaaacgGACATAACCGATCATATCATGAGGctgaatatatatgttgatttaaTTTCCACCGCCAGTTTGGATAAGGTTTTGACACCCATGCATGACGTACGTGCATGCGTAGGTTTTTAACACCAATTAGTACATATATgggcaaattaattaaaagtgcatgcaagattaacaaattaattaagtcat
This window of the Juglans regia cultivar Chandler chromosome 12, Walnut 2.0, whole genome shotgun sequence genome carries:
- the LOC109011358 gene encoding probable LRR receptor-like serine/threonine-protein kinase At1g34110, whose translation is MIPSFSLLSSLFFLFLFLFPSPTIPSLTELPTLMAIKASLDPQNELLASWIPNTDPCSGSFEGVACDKQGRVANISLQGKGLSGTVPAALAELKSLTGLYLHFNALTGKIPKDIARLTQLSDLYLNVNNLSGEIPADIGKMYNLQVLQLCCNRLTGGIPTQVGNMWRLSVLALQYNHLTGAIPASLGNLPMLTRLDLSFNRLFGPIPVKLVNAPILEVLDIRNNSLSGIVPSALKRLHGGFQYKNNPGLCGVGFSNLSICKATDGLNPNRPEPIEPGNPSTKTLPETVPLKSECSKNQCPQPSKPHQVGVVLVVIGVIIIALAVSGIFTFAWYRQQKQKIGSAIDTSDSRLRTDQVKEIYRKSASPLISLEYSNGWDPMAKGRSGFSKEVLESFMFNLEDVERATQCFSKVNLLGKSNFSAMYKGILGDGSVVAIKCIAKTSCKSDEAEFLKGLKILTSLEHENLVGLRGFCCSKGRGECFLIYDFVPNGCLSEYLDVKGGSGKVLEWTARVSIINGIAKGIGYLHGNKGNRPPIVHQNISAEKVLIDGWYNPLLSDSGLHKLLADDIVFSTLKASAAMGYLAPEYTTTGRFTEKSNVFAFGMIIFQIIAGKRIITQLIRQGVESCRFEDFVDMNLEGKFLESEAAKLGRIALLCTHENANQRPSMESVMQELSVRIGS
- the LOC109011357 gene encoding 40S ribosomal protein S13; the protein is MGRMHSRGKGISASALPYKRTPPSWLKISYQDVEENICKFAKKGLTPSQIGVILRDSHGIAQVKTVTGSKILRILKAHGLAPEIPEDLYHLIKKAVSIRKHLERNRKDKDSKFRLILVESRIHRLARYYKKTKKLPPVWKYESTTASTLVA